Genomic segment of Kibdelosporangium phytohabitans:
GGCCGCCACCACCCACGAGCCTCTGGCCTCCGCGGTCACTTCGGCGGCGACGAACGTGTCCACCGTGCCTTCGACCAGCACGGGAGCCGCTGGTTCGCCGTGCGCGGGCTGGCGGGCCGCGACGGGCATGCCCAACGCGTCCGACGCGGCCAGCAGGATCGCCGCTTTGCGGTCGTGCGTGCGCATCTCGGCCGACGCGATCAGCCTGCGGGCGGCGTCGATCCGGGCGAGCGCGGCGGTCGCGTCCCCGGCCAGCGCCTCCGACACCGCGACGACCAGCCGTGTCGGTTCGAGGCTGACCGGCGCGAGGAGCAACGACACCGCGTTGCGGTTGGCGATCCGGACCGCTGTGGATTCCACGGCGGTCGCGTCGATCCCGTTGAGCACGATCGCGCCGGCGCCGCTGGCCGTCGCGTCACGCATCGCGATGTCGAACAGGTGCCCACGGGCTTGTGCCGACGCCGACGCGAGCACCACCACGAAACTGTCCTTGGGGACTGTCCGCAGGTCAGTGAGCTTGTCGATGACGCGCACCGAGCTCACCGAACGCTGCGGCGACGCGGTCAGCACCGTGAGGGTGTTCAGATCCGGCCCGGCGAGCAGGTCGCGGAGCGGTACGTGACTCACAACTCCTCCGGGGCTGACTGTGCGGCGGGGATAGCGGGGGCCTGGATTCTATTGTGCAAGGACAAATACTCAGAGTGGTTGTCTTACTACCATTCACTCGTGCGACTTAACGGGGGTTGCCTTGCCGACTTCGCCCGGGGCTGCGACGTGCTCGCGGCAGGCGGGGGCGGCTACGCGGCGGCGACCGTACCGATGACGCAGGTCGCATTGGACACGCAGGGTCCTGTCGACGTCGTCGATCTGGCTGATCTTCCCTCGGATGGCCTAGTCATGCCGTGCGCGTACCTCGGTTCCCCCGCCGTCTGGGTTGAGCGGATCGGCACAGGCCGCGAGAGCATCGCGATCCGCCGTCAGGTGGAACAGCACTTCGGTGCCGAAGTCGTAGCGATGATGTGCACCGAGATCGGCGGGAGCAACGGTCCCGCGTCGGTCGCGCTGGCGGCGAACGCGCGGCTGCCGCTGGCCGACGCCGACGGCATGGGCCGCGCCTTCCCCGGTATCGAGCAGGTCGCCATGCAGATCGCGGGCGTGCACCCGGGCCCGTCGGTGCTGGCCGACGACCACGACCACGTCGTGCTCGTCCAGGCCGACACGGGCGACTGGCTGGAACGCCTCGCCCGCAGCGCGGTGAAGGCGTTCGGGGACACCGGCGTGAGCGCCGAGTACGTGATGACGGTCGAGCAGGCCCGGGAGAGCGTGGTCGTCGGCTCGATCAGCCGTGCGCTCAGGATCGGCCGGGTGCTCGCCGGCTGCGCCGGAACGCCCGTGGTCACGGCGGTGCGGCGGCTGGCGGCCGAGTTCAGCGGGATCTGCCTGATGGAGGGCAAGGTCAACCTGGTCTCGCCGTTGCGGACCAACGCGGCGCCGAGGTTCGCGGCGAACCTGCGGTCGACGGCGTTGCTCGACGGCATCAACGGCGACGACGGCCGGTGCCTGCGGGTCGAGGTCGGCCACGAGTACCTCGCGATCCTCGAGGACGGCGAGGTCCGCGCGACCACACCCGACATCATCACCCTCTTCGACGTCTACAGCGGCGACGTCGTCAGCACCGACTCCCTGCGCTACGGGCAGCGCGTGGTCGTGCTCGCGCTGCCGTGTCCCGAGGTGTGGCTGCAGCCGGCCGGTCTCGAACTGGTCGGGCCCCGAGCGTTCGGGCTCGACCTCGACTACCACCCGTTGGCGGCGCCATGAGCTATCGCCTGGGGGTGGCTCTGCCGGGCAGCCGGTCGGCCGCCGCCGTCCTGGATCACGACGGACGCGTGGTCGTCGCGGTCGAACACGAGACCGAGACGGCCGAAAGCGTGCTCGACGCCGTGCTCGACGCGGCACGCCCGCACGGCATCACCGCGAGCAAGATCGACCACGTCGTGTTCGCGGTCACGGATCTGCGTGTGATGGACGCGCTGGCCGCGGCGACGGGGTACTGGCGTGGCTGGCCGGGACGGCTGGCGAAGGTCGCGGCGGTCCGGCTCGGCGCGGCGACCACGTCGGTGCCGCCGTTGACGTTGTGGCCACCGGAGATGCGTGACCGTGTCGTGGTCGCGTCCACGTGCCTGTCCGGCGGCGCGATGCTGGACGGCAGCGACTACGAACCCCTTGACATCGAAGGGTTGCTGGCGTTCGCACGGCAGATCTCCGGCACCGTCGGGGCAGTCGCGATCACCGGTGTGTTCTCGTCGGTCACGCCACGGCACGAACTCGCGGCGGCCGAGGTGATCCGCGAGGAGATGGGCGCGAGCGGGGCGATCCTGCTGTCCCACGAGTACGGCGGCCTCGGGCTGGTCGAACGGGAGAACGCCACGATCATGCAGGCCGCGCTCACCGCCCCGGTCGCCGAGGAGGCCGCGAAGCTGCTGACCGCGGTCAACCAGCGCGGTCTCAGCCGGGCGGAGGTGTTCCTCGCCCGCAGCGACGGGACGATCGCCACTCTCGACAACGCCGTGACGCACCCGTTGTCGTTGCTGGGCGCGACGGACGCGACATCCGTGGTCGGCGCCGCCTTGTTGTCGGACGAGCAGGACGCGCTCGTCGGTTTGACCAAAGTGGACGGAACGGTGCGCGCGGTGTGCGCGCTCACCGACGGCAGGCCGAGGATGACCGTCGGGCACACCAAGGTCACCGGTGTGCCGACCGGGCTGAGCATCCCCGCGCTGGTACCGATCCACGCGTCGGTCGAGGAAGCGATCGACCGCGCCAAGGACGCGCCCGGGGACCTGCCGTTGCTGCTCGTCGGACCGGGGGCGCGGACGTTCGTGCAGTCCCTGTCGCCGCGGATCGTCGGTACCGCACTGGCCGGGACCGTCCGTGTCGAGTCCCCTGTGGACGCTGAGGCCGCCGCTGCGGTCGGCGCGGCAGCGGCGCCCGTGGTGGGCGAGGCACGCCGGATCGTGCCGTTGAACAGCCCGCACCTCGACGAGATCCGGGCCGCTGTGCGTGAGGCCGCGCGGGCGTCGGCGATGCGTGCCGGCGCCGACCCGGCGAAGGTCGCGCTCGTGTGCGTCGAAGAGAAACCGTTGGCGTACTTGTCGGATCCGACCGTGATGATGCGCGTGCGCGCGGGCGGCCCGCCGCGAGCCGGCTGGATGTCCGGAAAAGCCAAAGCAGCCGTTCATGCCCGAGAGGACGCCCGGTGACGCCCCAAGACGACTACGCCCTGCGCCGGGTTCCCCCGGCGGCCAGGTACGGCTGGGGATGGGTGGCGGTCCAGCAGTTCGGCCAGATCTCCGACCTGATCACGTTCTCGACCGGTGTCCTGCTCGGCGCCGGACTGTCGTTCTGGGGCGCGTTCTGGGCGTTGACGCTCGGGTCGGTCGTGCTGGAACTGGTCGCCGTGTTCGTCGGGATCGCGGGCTGCCGCGAGGGACTGTCCACATCGGTGCTGACGCGGTGGACGGGGTTCGGCCGGTACGGCTCGGCGCTGCTCGGCCTGATCATCTCGATCAGCCTGGTCGGCTGGTTCGGCATCCAGAACGGCATCTTCGCGCTCGGCATGGCCACCGTGGCGCCGTGGCTGACCGCGTCGGTGTGGTCGCTGGTGACCGGCGTCGTGATCACCGTCTTCGTGATCTACGGGTTCCGCGCCATGCGGTGGGTCGGGATCGTCGCCGTGCCCGCGTTCCAGATCGTGATCGCCTACTCGGTGATCAAGGAGTTCAGCGGCGCGGACCTCGGGGGGCTGTTCGCCTCCGGCCCGCTCGGCGAGCCGATCACGATCGCGGCCGGCGCGACGCTGGTGGCCGGGTCGTACATGGCCGGCGCGGTGGTCATGCCGGACATGAACCGCTTCAACCGGTCACCGCGGGACGTGGTCAAGCAGAGCGTCCTGTCGATCACGTTGGGCCAGTACGTGATGGGCTTGATCGGCGTGCTGCTCGCGTACGCCCTCAAGGGTCAGGACGCGGTCGCGATCCTGACCGGCACGGCCGGTGTCGTCGGCGTGATCACCCTGGTCGCGGCGGTGGTGAAGATCAACGACTGGAACCTCTACAGCTCGTCGCTCGGGCTGGTCAACGCGGTCGACACGCTGTTCGGGGTCAAGGTCAACCGGGTGTGGGCGACGCTGGGCATCGGCGTCGCCGGAACTGTGCTGTCCGCGGTCGGGTTCCTCGACCGGTTCACCGACTTCCTCACGGTGCTGGGGGTTTCGCTGCCGCCGATCGCCGGGATCATCGTCGCCGAGTACTACCTCGTCCGCCGATGGCGCGGCGCGCTCGACGAGTCACGGCAACGCGGTGTGCTGCCGTCGACCGAACCGACGTTCGTCCCGGTGACGTTGGGGATCTGGGTGGTTTCGGCGGTCTTCGGCTGGTGGAGCGAGCGCGAGCAGCTCGGCATCGGCTCGGTGAACTCGTTGCTGCTGGCCGGGTTGCTGTACCTGGTCCTGGGCAAGCTCGGTCTGGTCAGGGAAACCGGCGAGGCGCCGGTTGGCGAGGCGCGGAAGGAGGAGTCGTGCGAATCGGTATCGACGTAGGCGGCACCAACACCGACGCGGTCCTGCTGTCCGCTGACAACCGCCTGCTGGCGTCGGTCAAGACACCGACCACGCCGGACGTCACCGGCGGCGTCGCCTGGGCTGTCACGGATCTGCTCGCCGCCGCGGCCGCGTCCGGTGTGCTCGAACGGATCGGGGACCTGTCCGCGGTCATGGTCGGCACCACGCACTTCACCAACGCGATCGTGCAACGCCGTGGCATCACGCCGACCGCGGTGGTCCGGCTGGCGCTGCCCGCGACCAGTGCGTTGCCGCCGTTGACCGGGTGGCCGCCGGTGCTGCGCGCGGCGATCGGCCGTGAGCACTACCTGGTGCACGGCGGATACGAGTACGACGGCTCCGAGATCGCCCCGCTGGATCCCGGCGAGCTCAAGCGCGTCGCCGCGGACATCGCCGGGCGCGGTTTGCGGTCGGTGGCCGTCTCGTCGGTGTTCGCGCCGGTCAACAGCGAGATGGAGGTGCGGGCGGCGGAGATCCTGCGTGCCGAGGTGCCGGACCTGGCGGTGTCGTGCTCCCACGAGTTCGGCCGGGTCGGCCTGCTGGAGCGGGAGAACGCCACAGTGCTGAACGCGGCGCTGATCGAGCTCGCCGGGCAGATCGCCGACGCGCTGACAGCGGCGCTGCGCGGGGCCGGGATCACGGCTCCGTTGCTGCTCAGCCAGAACGACGGGACCGTGATGGACGTCGAGTACGCCCGCCGGTTCCCGGTCGCGACCTTCGCGTCGGGGCCGACGAACTCGATGCGGGGCGCGGCGTTCCTGGCCGGGCTCAGTGACTGCGCAGTGGTCGACGTGGGTGGGACCACTGCCGACATCGGGATCGTCGCCGCCGGTTTCCCCAGGGAAGCGGGTGCGGTCACTGAGCTCGCCGGGGTGCGCACCAGCTTCCGGATGCCGGACCTGGTCTCGCTCGGCATCGGCGGCGGGACGTCGGTGCGCGGGGACGAGTTCGGCCCGGACAGCGTCGGTTACGAGCTCACCGAGCGCGGCCTCGCCTTCGGCGGCGACGACTTGACGCTGACCGACCTCGCGGTCGCCGCGGGCCTGATCGACCTCGGCGACCCGGCCCTCGTGTCGCATTTGGACAAGGACCACGTCAACCGCGTGCTCGCGGTGGTCGGTGAGCGGATCGCCGACGCCGTCGACCGGATGCGCACGTCGTCGCAGCCGTTGCCGGTCCTCGCCGTCGGCGGCGGCAGCGTGCTCGTCCCGGAGGTGCTCCCGGGCGTGGACGGCGTCGGGGAGATCGTCCGGCCGGAGAACTTCGCGGTGGCCAACGCCGTCGGCGCGGCGATCGCGGAGGTCGGCGGCGAGGTCGACCGGGTCGTGCGCGTCGGCGCGGGCAGCCGGGACTCGGTGCTGGCGGACGTGAAACTCGAAGCGGCCGAACGAGCCAGGGCGGCCGGGGCGTTGCCGGACAGCATCCGTGTCGTCGACGTCGAGGAAGTGCCGCTGGCGTACGTGCCGGGCGGAGCGGTCAGGGTACGGGTCAAGGCGATCGGGCAACTGGACGTCGCCAGGCTGGGAGCGGGCGATGCGTGAGATCCTGCTGTCCGATGTGGACGACATCGCCCGCGGTGCGGCGATCCTCGGCGCCGGTGGCGGCGGCGACCCGTACATCGGCAAGCTGCTGGCCGAGGTGGCGATCGAGCGGCACGGACCGGTGCCCTCGGTGGACATCGACGAGGTGCCGCCGGACGCGGTCGTGGTACCCGTCTCCACGATGGGCGCGCCGACCGTCGGCACGGAGAAGCTCCCGTCCGGCCATGAGGCGACTGCCGCGCTGCGCGCACTGGAACGGGTGATGGGCAAGCAGGCCACGCACCTCGTGCCGATCGAGATCGGCGGCGTGAACTCGGTCATCCCGATCGCGGCCGCCGCCGAGACCGGCCTGCCGCTGGTCGACGGCGACGCGATGGGGCGAGCGTTCCCCGAGGCGCACATGGTGCTGCCGTCGCTGATCGGCGTGAGCTGCACGCCGATGGTCATCGTGGACGACAAGGGCAACACGACAGTGCTCGACACGGTCGACAACCGGTGGGCCGAGCGCCTGGCCCGGTCGGTGTGCATCGAGGCCGGCTGCTCGGTCTTCACCGCCGACACTGTGCTGACCGGCGAGCAGCTGCGTGCGGGACTCGTGGCCGGGACGATGACGCTGGCGCACCGGCTCGGCAGGGCCGTGCGGCTCTCGCCCGAGCCGGTCGCGACAGCGTCCGCGCTGCTCGACGGGCACCTGCTGAT
This window contains:
- a CDS encoding purine-cytosine permease family protein; its protein translation is MTPQDDYALRRVPPAARYGWGWVAVQQFGQISDLITFSTGVLLGAGLSFWGAFWALTLGSVVLELVAVFVGIAGCREGLSTSVLTRWTGFGRYGSALLGLIISISLVGWFGIQNGIFALGMATVAPWLTASVWSLVTGVVITVFVIYGFRAMRWVGIVAVPAFQIVIAYSVIKEFSGADLGGLFASGPLGEPITIAAGATLVAGSYMAGAVVMPDMNRFNRSPRDVVKQSVLSITLGQYVMGLIGVLLAYALKGQDAVAILTGTAGVVGVITLVAAVVKINDWNLYSSSLGLVNAVDTLFGVKVNRVWATLGIGVAGTVLSAVGFLDRFTDFLTVLGVSLPPIAGIIVAEYYLVRRWRGALDESRQRGVLPSTEPTFVPVTLGIWVVSAVFGWWSEREQLGIGSVNSLLLAGLLYLVLGKLGLVRETGEAPVGEARKEESCESVST
- a CDS encoding DUF917 domain-containing protein, which codes for MREILLSDVDDIARGAAILGAGGGGDPYIGKLLAEVAIERHGPVPSVDIDEVPPDAVVVPVSTMGAPTVGTEKLPSGHEATAALRALERVMGKQATHLVPIEIGGVNSVIPIAAAAETGLPLVDGDAMGRAFPEAHMVLPSLIGVSCTPMVIVDDKGNTTVLDTVDNRWAERLARSVCIEAGCSVFTADTVLTGEQLRAGLVAGTMTLAHRLGRAVRLSPEPVATASALLDGHLLITGKVVDVDRATTGGFARGHARVEGIGGHRGSRLTLSFQNEHLVAERDGEVVTSTPDLICVLDNETGQPVTTEGLRYGNRVAVLGVPCDSRWTTREGLRLTGPRAFGYDHDYRPITAVPNSLGSKSLGDKR
- a CDS encoding hydantoinase/oxoprolinase N-terminal domain-containing protein: MSYRLGVALPGSRSAAAVLDHDGRVVVAVEHETETAESVLDAVLDAARPHGITASKIDHVVFAVTDLRVMDALAAATGYWRGWPGRLAKVAAVRLGAATTSVPPLTLWPPEMRDRVVVASTCLSGGAMLDGSDYEPLDIEGLLAFARQISGTVGAVAITGVFSSVTPRHELAAAEVIREEMGASGAILLSHEYGGLGLVERENATIMQAALTAPVAEEAAKLLTAVNQRGLSRAEVFLARSDGTIATLDNAVTHPLSLLGATDATSVVGAALLSDEQDALVGLTKVDGTVRAVCALTDGRPRMTVGHTKVTGVPTGLSIPALVPIHASVEEAIDRAKDAPGDLPLLLVGPGARTFVQSLSPRIVGTALAGTVRVESPVDAEAAAAVGAAAAPVVGEARRIVPLNSPHLDEIRAAVREAARASAMRAGADPAKVALVCVEEKPLAYLSDPTVMMRVRAGGPPRAGWMSGKAKAAVHAREDAR
- a CDS encoding DUF917 domain-containing protein; its protein translation is MRLNGGCLADFARGCDVLAAGGGGYAAATVPMTQVALDTQGPVDVVDLADLPSDGLVMPCAYLGSPAVWVERIGTGRESIAIRRQVEQHFGAEVVAMMCTEIGGSNGPASVALAANARLPLADADGMGRAFPGIEQVAMQIAGVHPGPSVLADDHDHVVLVQADTGDWLERLARSAVKAFGDTGVSAEYVMTVEQARESVVVGSISRALRIGRVLAGCAGTPVVTAVRRLAAEFSGICLMEGKVNLVSPLRTNAAPRFAANLRSTALLDGINGDDGRCLRVEVGHEYLAILEDGEVRATTPDIITLFDVYSGDVVSTDSLRYGQRVVVLALPCPEVWLQPAGLELVGPRAFGLDLDYHPLAAP
- a CDS encoding hydantoinase/oxoprolinase N-terminal domain-containing protein encodes the protein MRIGIDVGGTNTDAVLLSADNRLLASVKTPTTPDVTGGVAWAVTDLLAAAAASGVLERIGDLSAVMVGTTHFTNAIVQRRGITPTAVVRLALPATSALPPLTGWPPVLRAAIGREHYLVHGGYEYDGSEIAPLDPGELKRVAADIAGRGLRSVAVSSVFAPVNSEMEVRAAEILRAEVPDLAVSCSHEFGRVGLLERENATVLNAALIELAGQIADALTAALRGAGITAPLLLSQNDGTVMDVEYARRFPVATFASGPTNSMRGAAFLAGLSDCAVVDVGGTTADIGIVAAGFPREAGAVTELAGVRTSFRMPDLVSLGIGGGTSVRGDEFGPDSVGYELTERGLAFGGDDLTLTDLAVAAGLIDLGDPALVSHLDKDHVNRVLAVVGERIADAVDRMRTSSQPLPVLAVGGGSVLVPEVLPGVDGVGEIVRPENFAVANAVGAAIAEVGGEVDRVVRVGAGSRDSVLADVKLEAAERARAAGALPDSIRVVDVEEVPLAYVPGGAVRVRVKAIGQLDVARLGAGDA